TTTTGGTACTCCCACCAGATTTGGCATGATGGCGGCGCAAATGAGGCAATTCCTTGATACAACAGGTCCACTTTGGGCAAAGGGAAGTTTGGTTGGAAAAATAGGTAGTGTCTTTACTTCTACTAGTACTCAACATGGGGGTCATGAATCTACTATTTTAAATTTTCATACAACGTTATTGCACCATGGAATGATTATTGTTGGAATTCCCTTTACTGAGCCAGATCTGAGCGATGTATCGAATATTCATGGGGGTTCACCGTATGGCGCCTCGGCAATTATCACCCAGAGCGATGAAAATAGACCTAATGAAATAGAACTTAATATTGCCAAAAGTCAGGGAAGAAGAGTAGCTGAAATAGCAAAAAAGCTTTTTGGTTGATATTTTGGAGAATAAACTCAAGGAGTACAATATCGGCTTTAAGAAACTTTTGAAAATTTTTGAAGGCGCACAAATTGTGCGTCTTTATTTTTTTTGAATTTAAAACTTCAATTGACTTTTAAAAAAATAATTGGTTCTCTTCCAAAAAGTGT
Above is a genomic segment from Petrotoga miotherma DSM 10691 containing:
- the wrbA gene encoding NAD(P)H:quinone oxidoreductase, whose translation is MAKVNVIFYSMYGHIYQMAKAEAEGAKEVEGTNVEIYRVPETVPEDILIQSGAKKAQEQFSHIPIANMDSLVEADAIIFGTPTRFGMMAAQMRQFLDTTGPLWAKGSLVGKIGSVFTSTSTQHGGHESTILNFHTTLLHHGMIIVGIPFTEPDLSDVSNIHGGSPYGASAIITQSDENRPNEIELNIAKSQGRRVAEIAKKLFG